CTACCAATCTCATCTCCACATATATAgaggtttaaaacataatcttgaGTAGAGAGCAAGTGTCTACCCACCTAATGTCTGATGGTGCATGCCTTTAAGTCCCATGTTCAAACTTTGCAAAAGAATTTAGGAAAACGCTGTGTACTAGTATTACCCTCATTTTGTCTAATAGTTTTGTCTCATGTCACCTCGTATTGTTATTATCTTTTTGACATGTTATAGTAATGCCACTGGACATAGATTTATGTTATCATCATGAGTCTACAAGACAATAAAGAAGTGATAGATTTATGAGCTTACTTGTTCCTCTCCACTACTCATTTGTCAGTAAGTTTGTGATGCCACCGATGCATGGTAGTAATTGATTTCCTTTTAGGGAGCATTTGGCACAATGATGTGTTAAGTTTTGCAAATTGAATTCGAAATCTAGTTTTTTGAATCAATTTTGAATTGAGTTTAAACCAAATTCTGAATTATTTTGACTCTTtggttttaaaatttgaatatgtgttgtttttcaattttaaccttCTCAATGCTTTATagtataaatatttgataaaattaatgagTAATAACATAAGCTAAAGTTTTCAATTTAACATAAATATGTTTTTCTATTGtatatttaattaatagttataaataaaaaggaTATATTTTAGTACTGTAAAAAAATAAACTTGGATATTGAGTTTttggttatttttattttttaaaggaataTAATTGGAAAAGAGGCTTTTGAATTGAATCAAACATGttctatcaaaatttttttttttttctaaaaaatagaaTTACCATCAAATGTTTTATGTCTAACTTGTTCACTTATTTAGTGAATTACGTTAGACATAATATTCATTTAAAAATCATTCAAGTTGAAAGAGTGCCCCCATAACATGTCTGTGAAATTACCACAATGAccttgggggaggggggggggggtgggattGGAACTTGGAGCAGGGTGAAGGGCAAGGTTTCTACTTGATGTaaaaaatattatcattatttatactACTAGAAAGgagattttttttcaaattgactTCATTATCTGACTTCTTAAAATATCCCAAAACCAcacaaaatattatatttaaaaacccCTTAATTATTTCTCATGTTAATTTTAAACTCAATTACTCGTAGGCAAAGGCAATTACCGCAATACCGCCCAATGTGTGTGCCAGCTGCTAGGACAACTGAAGCCCGGAGGCGGGCTCGTTCTAAAAATCCCAATTCACATGTGGAAGCAGCTGGCGTTCTGCGCTAACCGCCAAAAGCAAATTCCGATTGCAGACGAGGGACGTCCGCTGCCTCGTCACGCCTCAATGCCCAAAAGCAAAATGGGCTCTTCCTAGTTTCCTCCTCCGTTCACATCTCGCATATGCGCCGACTGCTGTTTGGTCTGTTCTGCCAAACCCTTTTCCTCTCCCTTTCTCCACCAGCTGCGGAATCAAATTCAACATTTCTCTCCAAGCGTTCGGCTCTTGATACAAACGGGCCCACTCGACCCCAGAGTCGAGACTTTCCGTCGTCCTTCGAACTCAAAATGTTAAGAGAAACAAAACTAACCACTCCAAGAAAAGAGAAAGAGCCCGCCCGACGTCCCGACAACAGACAAGTTAATATTAATATGCTGCGAATCTTCTGTTCCCCACGACACGGCCCAGTCTATAAAACACCTTCCGCCCCCGACCCACCTCCCACAACGTTGGACAATGGCTGCCGCTAGAAATTTGCTGCAGACGTCGAAGCCTTCTTCACGTTTTCTGCTTCTTCGTTCTTCGTCGTCGTCGTCCGTGACGACGTTGAGGTGCACAAGCAAGGTGGAGATGATGGACAGCGGGAAGAGGCTTTGCGGGGTTGTTAATGGTGATGATCAGAGGAAATCAATGGTGAGGGCACCGGCGGCTGCTTATTCGGGGAGTAGAGTGTTCGAGACGGCGGAGCCGCAGACCACCTCCAGAACGGGATTAATGGAGTATTTACTGACTGCGATGCTAACCAATGTCAGCAATTTTGCTGCAGCTGTGGGCAAGATCTTTAGGCCAGCTGTGGATTTACGTCCCAGGCCCTGGAGATTGCTGGCTCAGCTGTCCGTCGAAAGGGTACATTTATCTTTGCCTTATAAGAGCATCTAAAAATTTATGTACGTTAATTATGCAATGTTTCGGAAATAAGATTTAGTTGTAGCTAAGGTAGCCTCTTTAGGTTTCGCTCTTTGAAATTGCGCTCTAGATTTAGACAAAATTTAAATACAAAggtatgtttaattttgtttgaacTGATAATCTATATTCAAAAGTCTAAAataaatagaatttataaaatccAGTCTAGATATAACTATTGATCAGTTTTTTTTgtatatgttatatttttattacaATTCACAAACAGACGCAATGTTGGGTTATTCCACATTGATTGCAGAATGAGCtagtggtcagttattaagtgtgagggaaagtctcaccccTTTAACTagtttttggggttgagaagatcCTAAACTACTTAATAGGCACACAGGGCTGGCCTGACCTTAAGGCAATTGAGGTGCTTGCCTTTTTGAggccccaatttttttttttaatgaaataatGTTAACAATATTTATGATGCTCTCTTCTCATATATTGACTTTCCCACTATcaagtaaataaaattgtattttaaaatgtaaagaaaatgcagtttaattctttctttttcaagtaaatttttgggcccccaattttttttaaatataataatgttaactTTATTTATGATGTTCTCTTCCCATACATTAACTTTCCCATTATtaagtaaatgaaataaaagttgaatataaaactttaattagtgattttgcatatcaaaaacttagaaaaattaattttaaataaaaataaaaataaaatttttttttaagggtctctaattaaatcattcgcctaagccccatattgtgaagagtcggCCCTGCACGCACATGGTTTCAAAAACAAATTTTCTCTTCATTAGACTTTTTATAAAATTGTAAAATATCATAATCTCACATTGGATGTATATTAGGAAAATCTTAAACTTATAATTAAGATTGATTTGGGTTTTAGTTATGTGATATGTCTTTTATAAGACAAATCCATGAAGCCCTGGGCCAAAACAGACAATACTTTACTGAGATTGAACTCAAGACCGTTATATTTAGATGGAGAATAATGTCACaatttcatatcagatttatatTAGGGAAATTTTGGGCTTAAAATTTGATTTATGTAAGATGctttttataggacaaactcGTGAGCCGGTAAACTAAAGCGGACAATATCTCACCAAGGTTAAGCCCAAGACAGTTACACTAGGTGACTAAGATTCTTCTGGGTTATAATATCAACTCTGAAAGGAATTGAATAGAAGTATAGAAAAACAGATAGCATTGACGAATGACTAACTGCTTTGAGTTTTGATTGTACTCCAGGCCATAATTGACTGTCGATTCTTTACATTGTTTGCTGTCGCTGGCTCCTTGGTTGGTTCGATATTATGTTTCTTGGAGGTAcgtaatatatatacacatacacacgcacacacacatacatataaatacacacacataaATTTATCATTAAAAATTAAGTTCGATTCCAGTTCTTCTTAATCCAAATGGAGAATTAATGATCAAGAATCTGGATTgtgtttcatttttctttctaatGCAAGTAATAATTAACAAAAATGGTTCACATATGTCTATATTGCAGGGTTGCTTTACTATTATAGAGTCATATTTGCAGTACTTCCAAGCATTGTCACAAAGAGCGGATCAAGGAGACGTAATGCAGTTGCTTATTGAAGCCTTAGGTATCTTCTTCCTCAATTTCAGCCCCACTGCTTCTTGTGTCTTTATTCTTTGATCTTGATCTTGATCTACTGTACTAGTGATTTCTTTTTCTAC
The sequence above is a segment of the Malania oleifera isolate guangnan ecotype guangnan chromosome 8, ASM2987363v1, whole genome shotgun sequence genome. Coding sequences within it:
- the LOC131162913 gene encoding uncharacterized protein LOC131162913, which produces MAAARNLLQTSKPSSRFLLLRSSSSSSVTTLRCTSKVEMMDSGKRLCGVVNGDDQRKSMVRAPAAAYSGSRVFETAEPQTTSRTGLMEYLLTAMLTNVSNFAAAVGKIFRPAVDLRPRPWRLLAQLSVERAIIDCRFFTLFAVAGSLVGSILCFLEGCFTIIESYLQYFQALSQRADQGDVMQLLIEALDLFLVGTAMLVFGMGLYVMFVGTKSIKEKGPRLPGSNLFGLFYLRTLPTWIETQSFSQAKSKIGHVVTLLLQVGVLEKFKSTPLVNGLDLACFAGVVLISSACIFLLSSLSTRGK